In Gammaproteobacteria bacterium, the sequence TGCGCGTCAAGATATCTGGCGTGTTGCCCGAACGGCCGGTGCTGGTGGTGTCCAATCACATCTCGTGGCTGGATATTCCGGTGCTGGGCGGCGAGCTGCCGGTCAGCTTCGTCTCCAAAAGCGAAATTCGCCAATGGCCGCTGCTGGGCATCATATCGGGCCGCGGAGGGACACTGTTTATCCGGCGCGGTGGCAAGAACGCGGCCAACGCGGCCGCCGAAAAGATCGGCTTCCGGCTGCGGCATGGTGACAGCATCGCGGTGTTCCCGGAGGGCACGACTACCGATGGTCACACCGTCAGACGGTTTCACCCGCGGCTGTTCGGCGCGGCGGCGCATGCCGATGTTGCCATTCAGCCCGTGGCGATCCGGTATCCGCATCCGCTGGGCGTGCACCCCGCCGCACCGTTCGTGAGAAACGAGTCATTGTTCAAGCACGGCGTGCGCGCGCTGGGCGAGAAACGCATCGATGTCGAGCTGACCTTGTGTCCGCCAATTGCCAGCCAGCCGGCGGACCGCCGGACATTGTCCAGGTTGGCGCACGAAGCGATCCGGGAAGCGGTCGAACAACAGCCGGAAGATTTTCGGACCCGCTCACGCGGATGACTCTTCCGGTTCCGCGGTCAGCGGCCGGCGGGCACACGGCGGTGCGGAACGAGTTGCACG encodes:
- a CDS encoding 1-acyl-sn-glycerol-3-phosphate acyltransferase; the encoded protein is MLLGVHIVVGLAIVATLLRRGERLPPNDKASKVVRWWLNRSGRIMGLRVKISGVLPERPVLVVSNHISWLDIPVLGGELPVSFVSKSEIRQWPLLGIISGRGGTLFIRRGGKNAANAAAEKIGFRLRHGDSIAVFPEGTTTDGHTVRRFHPRLFGAAAHADVAIQPVAIRYPHPLGVHPAAPFVRNESLFKHGVRALGEKRIDVELTLCPPIASQPADRRTLSRLAHEAIREAVEQQPEDFRTRSRG